From the genome of Adhaeribacter pallidiroseus:
GGGCCGAACGTAATTCGTTTAAACTGGATTTAGCCGTAGCCGCTAACTACCAGATTGAATTATTTTCTTTTCCTGACCCGCCGGTCCGGGTAAACAACCCCGAAGCGCAAGGCTTGCGACACTTGGCTTTTGCCGTAAAGGATTTGGATGCTTGCGTCAGGCACTTAACCCAGCACCAGGTTGTGTGTGAACCTGTGCGGATAGACACCATTACCAACAAACGCTTTACCTTTTTCTCCGACCCGGATGGATTACCTTTGGAACTATACGAGGAGTAAGAACTAGTTTTTTTAAAAAAATCTCTTATAAATGGATTTTATTGCCAGTTTAATAGAGTAGTAATAAACAATATTTTGGTTTACAGCGGTTTTTTGAGTTAAAGTAATAGCAATAATAGTAGGTACCACCTACTTATCATATGTAATAAGTTTAAGCTAACCATGAAAAAAACAATCTTGTTATGGGTATTAATTGTTGCTGCTTTTAGTTGTAACAAAAAACAACCGGAAAATAACTCTACAGATTCTTCAGGTAAAAACAACCTAGGTATTATTCTTAAAAATTATTACGAAGACCGGCTGAAACTTTTTCCCTTGGAAGCTACCGCCATTGCTGACCATCGTTACGACGACCAGTTACCCAATGACATTACCGTGGCGCACCGAACTAAACTTAAAAATTTTTACAGCCAGTACTTAAACGAGGTACAAAGCCTAGATAGCACGGCTTTAAGCGGCCAAGAAAAATTAAGTTATCAGATTTTTAAACGCGATATGCAATTAAATCTGGAACAGCTTACTTTTCCGGAGCACTTAATGCCCATTAATCAGTTTTATAGTTTGCCTATTACGTTTGGTCAGTTAGGTTCGGGCGCGGGCAATCATCCGTTTAAAACCGTAAAAGACTACAATAATTTTCTAAAACGGATTGATGGTTTTCAGGTATGGGCCGACACCGCGGTGGCTAATATGCGCCGAGGCATACAGGTAGGATGGGTACTGCCCAAAACATTGACGCAAAAAGTGCTGCCTCAGTTTAAAGCAATGGTGGTTACCGATCCGAAGAAGAGTTTGTTTTACGGCCCGATTGATAACTTGCCCAAAAACTTTACCGCTGATGAAAAGAATCAACTAACCACTGCTTACACCGAAGCTATTCAAACTAAAATAATACCCACTTATAAAAAATTACACGACTTTCTAGAAAAAGAGTATTTACCAAAATCCAGAAGCAGTAGCGGTATAAACGCGGTACCAAGCGGCAACCAATATTATAACTACTTGGTTCGTTACTATACCACCACTACACAAACTCCGGAGCAAATTTTTAATACGGGGCAACAAGAAGTAAAGCGCATTCGCGCGGAGATGGAGCAAGTTAAAAACCAAGTAGGCTTTAAAGGCGAGCTAAAAGCTTTTTTTGAGTATGTGAAAACAGCTAAAAAGTTTATGCCTTATAAATCCGCTGCCGAAGTACTGGCGGGATATAACCAGATTCACGAGCGCATGCAACCGCAGTTAGAAAAGTTATTCGGGCGGGTGCCAAAATCAAAGTTTGAAGTACGCCAAACCGAAGCATTTCGGGAAGCTTCGGCCAGTGCGGAATATAATTCCCCAGCTCCGGATGGCTCACGGCCAGGCGTTTTTTACGTGCCAATTTTAAAACCAGAAACCTATAACAGCACCCGCATGGAGTCTCTATTTCTGCACGAAGCCATTCCGGGCCATCATTACCAGATATCGCTGCAACAAGAAAACGAAGATTTACCGCAGTTCCGGCGTTTTGGCGGCTACGGCGCCTACGTAGAAGGTTGGGCCTTATACACCGAAAGTTTAGGTAAAGAGCTAGGTTTGTATACCGATCCGTATCAATATTTTGGCCGATTAGGGGCCGAAATGCACCGGGCGGTACGCCTGGTAGTAGATGCCGGTATGCACAGTAAAGGCTGGACCCGCGAACAAGCCATTCAATTTTCGAAAGATAACGAAGCTTTGTCCGAGGAAGGAATTGTTGCTGAAATTGAGCGGTACATGGCCATTCCGGGGCAGGCGTTGTCGTATAAAACCGGCGAGTTAAAAATTAAAGAACTGCGCCAACGATATACCCAGGAGTTAGGTAATAAATTTAACTTAAGCAATTTTCACGATGCAGTACTCCAGGATGGTAGTATGCCGCTGCAAGTACTCGAAGCAAAAATGAATACTTGGGCAGCAAAGCAATAATTTTTCTTTCCTCTAGCATCTAAAATTAAGACGGTAAGGCGAGTTAAAAATTTATAAAAAACGGCAATAATGCTCATTTTTTTAAATTTTTAACTCGCTTATCTCTTGTAAATCAACTATTTTGCATAAAACAAACCTGATTTATTGAACTAAGCCCGTAAAATTTAAAATACCGGAAAATTACGCTAAATACCTTCAGCTTTATACCCCTAAACTTACGTACCCGGCTTAGTATGCAGCTTCGCCAGAAAATAAAGGTTGTTCAATTCTTATTAAAAGATGCCTTTCGCGAGTACCGAAAAAATGATCCACTCCGCTTAGGCGCTTCCACGGCTTTTTTTACCACTTTTGCTTTACCTCCTATTCTGGTGTTGCTCATCAATTTTCTAGGCTTGTTGTACAGCACCGATATTATTAGTGCTCGGTTGATTGATCAGGTGCAAAGTATGCTGGGTTACCGGAGCGGCTCCAGTCAGTTAAGTAAAATTCTCGAGAACATTCAGCATATTCCACCAAATGGCTATTATGCCGCTTTAGGTATGCTTTTTTTAATTTTTGTGGCTACCACCTTGTTTATTGTAGTAAAAAGCTCCCTCAACCAACTCTGGAACGTTCGTCCTCGTAAGAGCAGCACCTTTAGTCATATTCTCAAAACGCGTTTAATAGCCTTGGGGCTAATCATTTTTACCGGAATATTGTTTGTAATAACTTTAATGACCGAGTCGGCCTTTAGTTATTTAGGGGATACTTTATTCGAAGCATTACCTAGTCGGGGATTGGAAGTAGTTCGGGTAGGTAATGCATTGATGTCCTATATGATTGTAACGGCTTGGTTTGCCATTACTTTTAAATATTTACCCGATATTCGCATTGCCTGGAAACCGGTGTGGATAGGTGCCCTTTTTACCAGCTTGTTATTTACCGTGGGTAAGCTAGTGCTAGGCCGATTATTGTTGCACAGTAACTTAGGACCTATTTACGGGCCATCAGCTTCAGTTTTAATTTTAATGCTGTTTGTTTTTTACTCGGCCATGCTTATGTTTTACGGAGCAAGCTTTACCAAATCGTACGCGCACTATGCGGCTTTTAAAATCCGACCCAAGTCTTTTGCGCTCCGTTACCGTGCCCGGGGACAAAAAATACCGGTAGTATAGCAAGTAGCTAAAACCGAAGTAGGATAATTTTTAAATTTTTGTTGAGTTTACTGTCCGTTTTTACCTTTTCCGCCTTTTTCAAAGTTCTTACTAGCTCGCAAAGCGAATATCTTTAATCCGGAGTTGTAAGGAAATAATTCCACGATACGTGTTTTCTTCTATAGAATAACACACATCAAACGGAATCCCTTTCTGGATGCGGTCGTAATGATCGGCCATGCCAAAAGCAATCGCGTCCAGTGGGGTGTTGCCATCTTGAGCCAAGCGTAGTTTTAAGTGGGTATCGCCTACTACCCGGCACGAACCCGTATCAAACACGCACTCCGACCAAAATACCGGAGTAGGGTTACCCGGACCAAAGGGTTTCATTTGTTTGATAATATTGTAAAAATTAGGCGTAATCTGGCTCAGGTTAAGCTTAGTATCAATTTCAATTTGCGGTATTAGTAGTTCTTCGGTAATAGTGCGCGCTACAATTTCTTCGAACCGTTCCCGGAAAGCGGGTACGTTTTCTACTTTCATGGTTAATCCGGCGGCGTACATGTGCCCGCCATATTGTTCGAGTAAATCGGCGCATTCTACAATGGCGCTATGCACATCAAAGCCGGGTACCGAACGGGCCGAGCCCATGGCTTTCCCGTTAGATTGCGTTAAAATAATAGTGGGCCGGTAGTATTTTTCGATGCACCGCGAGGCCACAATGCCTACTACGCCTTTATGCCAGGTTTCTTTGTACAAAACCGTAGAACGGGATTTCCGCAGCAGAGAATCCTGCTCAATCATCAGCAAAGCTTCTTTGGTGATGCTGGTATCAAAGCCCCTGCGTTGTTTATTCGATTCGTTAACAATATCGGCTTTTTCAAAAGCTTCTTCTTTCGTTTCAGCCAGTAACATGTGCACCGACCGTTTGGCATCACCCATCCGGCCCGCCGCATTAATGCGCGGGGCAAAACCAAAAACAATGCTACTGATATCCAGCTCTTCTTTTAATCCGGCTAATTCTTTCAAAGCTTCTAATCCGGGCCGCAGTGGCGCACCCGAATTCAAAATTCGTAAACCATAATAAGCCAAGATGCGGTTCTCGCCGGTTATAGGTACAATATCGGCCGCAATACTTACTACTACCAAATCCAGCAAACTAAATAAAGAAGCCGGATCTATATCGTTTTGAGTGGTAAAGGCTTGTAAAAATTTAAATCCTACACCACAACCTGATAACTCTTTATACGGATAAGGACAATCGATG
Proteins encoded in this window:
- the gloA2 gene encoding SMU1112c/YaeR family gloxylase I-like metalloprotein; this translates as MFLQRIHHIAIICSDYERSKNFYVHVLGLSIIKETFRAERNSFKLDLAVAANYQIELFSFPDPPVRVNNPEAQGLRHLAFAVKDLDACVRHLTQHQVVCEPVRIDTITNKRFTFFSDPDGLPLELYEE
- a CDS encoding DUF885 domain-containing protein — encoded protein: MKKTILLWVLIVAAFSCNKKQPENNSTDSSGKNNLGIILKNYYEDRLKLFPLEATAIADHRYDDQLPNDITVAHRTKLKNFYSQYLNEVQSLDSTALSGQEKLSYQIFKRDMQLNLEQLTFPEHLMPINQFYSLPITFGQLGSGAGNHPFKTVKDYNNFLKRIDGFQVWADTAVANMRRGIQVGWVLPKTLTQKVLPQFKAMVVTDPKKSLFYGPIDNLPKNFTADEKNQLTTAYTEAIQTKIIPTYKKLHDFLEKEYLPKSRSSSGINAVPSGNQYYNYLVRYYTTTTQTPEQIFNTGQQEVKRIRAEMEQVKNQVGFKGELKAFFEYVKTAKKFMPYKSAAEVLAGYNQIHERMQPQLEKLFGRVPKSKFEVRQTEAFREASASAEYNSPAPDGSRPGVFYVPILKPETYNSTRMESLFLHEAIPGHHYQISLQQENEDLPQFRRFGGYGAYVEGWALYTESLGKELGLYTDPYQYFGRLGAEMHRAVRLVVDAGMHSKGWTREQAIQFSKDNEALSEEGIVAEIERYMAIPGQALSYKTGELKIKELRQRYTQELGNKFNLSNFHDAVLQDGSMPLQVLEAKMNTWAAKQ
- a CDS encoding YihY/virulence factor BrkB family protein, producing the protein MQLRQKIKVVQFLLKDAFREYRKNDPLRLGASTAFFTTFALPPILVLLINFLGLLYSTDIISARLIDQVQSMLGYRSGSSQLSKILENIQHIPPNGYYAALGMLFLIFVATTLFIVVKSSLNQLWNVRPRKSSTFSHILKTRLIALGLIIFTGILFVITLMTESAFSYLGDTLFEALPSRGLEVVRVGNALMSYMIVTAWFAITFKYLPDIRIAWKPVWIGALFTSLLFTVGKLVLGRLLLHSNLGPIYGPSASVLILMLFVFYSAMLMFYGASFTKSYAHYAAFKIRPKSFALRYRARGQKIPVV
- the recJ gene encoding single-stranded-DNA-specific exonuclease RecJ, with the protein product MEKRWVYKPVPDEIAVKQISDSLKISPTLASILCQRNLCSFESAKAYFRPSLDDLHDPFLIRDMDKAVDRLNEAIHQNEKVLIYGDYDVDGTTSVALVYSYLRQYVQVIDFYIPNRETEGYGVSSQGIEWAHDHGFSLIISLDCGIKSVDKIKEAKLRGIDFIICDHHLPDAVIPAAVAVLDPKRIDCPYPYKELSGCGVGFKFLQAFTTQNDIDPASLFSLLDLVVVSIAADIVPITGENRILAYYGLRILNSGAPLRPGLEALKELAGLKEELDISSIVFGFAPRINAAGRMGDAKRSVHMLLAETKEEAFEKADIVNESNKQRRGFDTSITKEALLMIEQDSLLRKSRSTVLYKETWHKGVVGIVASRCIEKYYRPTIILTQSNGKAMGSARSVPGFDVHSAIVECADLLEQYGGHMYAAGLTMKVENVPAFRERFEEIVARTITEELLIPQIEIDTKLNLSQITPNFYNIIKQMKPFGPGNPTPVFWSECVFDTGSCRVVGDTHLKLRLAQDGNTPLDAIAFGMADHYDRIQKGIPFDVCYSIEENTYRGIISLQLRIKDIRFAS